From Enhydrobacter sp., the proteins below share one genomic window:
- a CDS encoding MFS transporter codes for MSPQSRAPSPLVGRLPFFYGWVVIAIAFVTVALGVTVRTAFSLMFPPIVDEFGWHRGLAAGAFSFGFLVSAVVSPVVGKLMDVRGPRFVIEAGVLITAAGLLGATVIETPWQLYLTLGLLVGIGANCMGYSVHSQFLPNWFMRRRALAIGIAFSGVGVGSMTILPWLQSVILQDGWRTACWLLGIGTLVVLLPLNLLVTKRPQDLGLLPDGERGDAAGAAAAQRKSNIVDAAWAATEWTVRRATRTARFWWLALCFFSGGYIWYAVQVHQTKYLVEIGFAPMEAAWSLGAVAMVAIPGQIVLGGLSDRYGREIVWTVCCTGFAICYVALLLLAAAPSQALLWLMVLSQGVLGYAFTAVMGPIVAEIFEGPHFGAIFSLLMASLICGGAVGPFVTGLLHDWTGAYDLAFALGGVFSVVGATTVWLAAPRKVRIVAGRVATIR; via the coding sequence TCGTCATCGCCATTGCCTTCGTCACCGTGGCGCTCGGCGTGACGGTGCGGACGGCGTTTTCCCTGATGTTTCCGCCGATCGTCGACGAGTTCGGTTGGCATCGCGGCCTCGCCGCCGGAGCCTTTTCCTTCGGCTTCCTCGTCTCCGCCGTGGTGAGTCCCGTGGTGGGCAAGCTCATGGATGTCCGCGGGCCGCGCTTCGTGATCGAGGCGGGCGTGCTGATCACGGCTGCGGGCCTGCTCGGCGCCACCGTCATCGAGACGCCGTGGCAGCTCTATCTGACGCTCGGCCTGCTGGTCGGCATCGGCGCCAACTGCATGGGATATTCGGTCCATTCGCAGTTTCTGCCCAACTGGTTCATGCGCCGGCGCGCGCTCGCCATCGGCATCGCCTTCTCGGGCGTCGGCGTGGGATCGATGACCATCCTGCCGTGGCTGCAGTCGGTGATCCTGCAGGACGGCTGGCGCACGGCGTGCTGGTTGCTGGGCATCGGCACCCTCGTCGTGCTGCTGCCGCTCAACCTGCTCGTCACCAAGCGACCGCAGGATCTCGGCCTGCTGCCCGACGGCGAGCGCGGCGATGCCGCCGGCGCTGCGGCCGCGCAACGCAAGTCGAACATCGTCGACGCGGCGTGGGCGGCCACCGAATGGACGGTCCGGCGTGCCACCCGAACCGCGCGCTTCTGGTGGCTGGCGCTATGCTTCTTCAGCGGCGGCTACATCTGGTACGCCGTGCAGGTCCACCAGACGAAGTACCTCGTCGAGATCGGCTTCGCGCCGATGGAGGCGGCGTGGTCGCTGGGCGCCGTCGCGATGGTGGCGATTCCCGGCCAGATCGTGCTCGGCGGCCTGTCGGATCGCTACGGGCGCGAAATCGTATGGACGGTATGCTGCACGGGCTTCGCGATCTGCTACGTCGCGCTGCTGCTGCTCGCCGCCGCGCCGTCGCAGGCGCTGCTCTGGCTGATGGTGCTGTCGCAGGGCGTACTGGGCTACGCCTTCACCGCGGTGATGGGCCCGATCGTGGCCGAGATCTTCGAGGGTCCGCATTTCGGCGCGATCTTCAGCCTGCTCATGGCGTCGCTGATCTGCGGCGGCGCCGTCGGGCCGTTCGTCACCGGCCTGCTTCATGACTGGACCGGCGCCTACGACCTCGCCTTCGCCCTGGGTGGTGTTTTCAGCGTCGTCGGCGCCACCACGGTCTGGCTGGCGGCGCCGCGCAAGGTGCGCATCGTGGCGGGCCGCGTCGCCACTATTCGTTGA